One part of the Alligator mississippiensis isolate rAllMis1 chromosome 3, rAllMis1, whole genome shotgun sequence genome encodes these proteins:
- the LRP12 gene encoding low-density lipoprotein receptor-related protein 12 isoform X1: MAPRRGAAAWRSALLLLLACSCCGNGALAEHSENVHISGVSTACGDIPEQIRASSGTITSPGWPFEYPARINCSWYIHANPGEIITISFQDFDVQGSRRCSSDWLTIGTYKNVEGYRTCGSSIPSPYISSQDHVWIRFHSDDSISRKGFRLAYFAGKSDEPSCDCDQFHCANGKCIPESWKCNNMDECGDNSDEEICAKANPPTAASFQPCAYNQFQCLSRVTKVYTCLPESLKCDGNIDCFDLGDEIDCDVATCGQWLKYFYGTFSSPNYPDFYPPGSNCTWLIDTGDHRKVILRFTDFKLDGTGYGDYVKIYDGLEENPRKLLRVLTAFDSHAPLTVVSSSGQIRVHFCADKVNAARGFNATYQVDGFCLPWEIPCGGNWGCYTEQQRCDGYWHCPNGRDETNCSMCQKDEFPCSRNGVCYPRSDRCNYQNHCPNGSDEKNCFFCQPGNFHCKNNRCVFESWVCDSQDDCGDGSDEENCPVIVPTRVITAAVIGSLICGLLLVIALGCTCKLYSLRMFERRSFETQLSRVEAELLRREAPPSYGQLIAQGLIPPVEDFPVCSPNQASVLENLRLAVRSQLGFTSIRLPIAGRSSNILNRIFNFARSRHSGSLALVSADGDDVVASQSTGREAERNSTHRSLFSVESDDTDTENERRDTAGAVGGVAASLPQKVPPATAIEATVGACGSSSNQNISSSNTDNGREATSVEPPSTSPARHQLTSALSRMTQGLRWVRFTLGRSNSVNQNQSPLRQADNGVNGRDEDDDVEMLIPVSDVASDFDMNDCSRPLLDLTSDQGQGLRQPYSGTHHGIRSCNRDGPCERCGIVHTAQIPDTCLEATLKNETSDDEALLLC, from the exons CATGTGGAGATATTCCAGAACAAATTAGAGCATCAAGTGGGACAATCACAAGCCCAGGCTGGCCCTTTGAATATCCTGCCAGAATCAACTGTAGCTGGTACATCCATGCAAACCCAGGGGAAATTATTACTATAAG TTTTCAAGACTTTGATGTTCAGGGATCACGACGATGCAGTTCGGATTGGTTAACAATAGGAACGTACAAGAATGTGGAAGGTTATAGAACATGTGGCTCCTCCATTCCATCACCATACATCTCTTCACAGGACCATGTTTGGATCAGGTTTCATTCAGATGATAGCATCTCTAGAAAAGGCTTCAGATTGGCCTATTTTGCTg GGAAATCTGATGAACCAAGCTGTGATTGTGACCAGTTTCATTGTGCTAATGGAAAGTGTATTCCAGAAAGTTGGAAATGTAATAACATGGATGAATGTGGAGACAACTCTGATGAAGAAATCTGTGCCAAAGCTAATCCTCCAACAGCTGCTTCCTTTCAACCTTGTGCTTACAACCAGTTCCAGTGTCTTTCTCGTGTCACCAAAGTTTATACTTGCCTTCCAGAATCTTTAAAATGTGATGGAAATATTGATTGTTTTGACTTAGGAGATGAAATAGACTGTGATGTTGCAACATGTGGGCAgtggttaaaatatttttatggtaCTTTCAGTTCTCCCAATTATCCAGACTTTTATCCTCCTGGAAGCAACTGTACATGGCTAATAGACACGGGTGATCACCGCAAAGTCATTTTGCGCTTCACTGACTTTAAACTTGATGGTACTGGTTATGGAGACTACGTCAAAATATATGATGGATTAGAAGAAAATCCACGCAAGCTTTTGCGTGTGTTAACTGCATTTGACTCTCATGCTCCTCTTACAGTTGTTTCGTCCTCTGGGCAGATAAGAGTGCATTTTTGTGCTGACAAGGTGAATGCTGCAAGAGGATTTAATGCTACATACCAAGTAGATGGCTTCTGTTTGCCATGGGAGATTCCATGTGGTGGAAACTGGGGGTGTTACACAGAGCAACAGCGCTGTGATGGCTATTGGCATTGCCCAAATGGAAGGGATGAAACCAATTGCAGTATGTGCCAAAAAGATGAATTTCCCTGCTCTCGAAATGGAGTTTGCTATCCTCGATCTGATCGTTGCAACTACCAGAATCATTGCCCTAATGGTTCAGATGAGAAGAATTGCTTCTTCTGTCAACCGGGAAATTTCCACTGTAAAAATAACCGCTGTGTTTTTGAGAGTTGGGTTTGTGACTCTCAAGATGATTGTGGTGATGGTAGTGATGAAGAGAATTGTCCGGTCATTGTGCCCACCAGAGTAATAACTGCGGCTGTCATTGGGAGCCTTATCTGTGGACTGCTGCTTGTCATTGCACTGGGATGTACATGTAAGCTGTACTCACTGAGAATGTTTGAACGAAG atCATTTGAAACTCAGTTGTCAAGAGTTGAGGCTGAGTTGTTAAGAAGAGAAGCTCCTCCATCTTATGGACAGTTGATCGCTCAAGGTTTAATTCCACCAGTTGAAGATTTTCCTGTTTgctccccaaatcag gCTTCAGTTTTGGAAAACCTCAGACTAGCAGTGCGCTCTCAGCTTGGATTTACCTCAATAAGACTTCCTATTGCCGGCAGGTCAAGTAATATTTTGAATCGAATTTTTAATTTTGCAAGGTCGCGTCATTCTGGATCATTGGCATTGGTATCAGCAGATGGAGATGATGTTGTTGCCAGCCAGAGTACTGGTagagaagcagaaagaaataGTACTCACAGAAGCTTGTTTTCAGTGGAGTCTGATGATACAGACACAGAAAATGAAAGAAGAGACACTGCAGGAGCTGTTGGTGGTGTTGCTGCCAGTTTGCCTCAAAAAGTCCCACCTGCAACAGCAATAGAAGCAACAGTAGGAGCATGTGGAAGTTCCTCAAATCAGAATATCAGCAGTAGTAATACAGATAATGGAAGAGAAGCAACAAGCGTAGAACCCCCAAGTACAAGTCCAGCACGTCACCAACTCACTAGTGCGCTAAGTCGTATGACTCAAGGCTTACGATGGGTACGCTTTACTCTAGGGAGATCAAATTCAGTAAATCAGAACCAAAGTCCTTTGAGACAGGCTGATAATGGGGTAAATGGAAGAGACGAAGATGACGATGTTGAAATGTTAATTCCAGTTTCTGATGTAGCTTCAGACTTTGATATGAATGACTGTTCAAGACCTCTGCTTGATCTTACCTCAGATCAAGGACAGGGGCTTAGACAGCCTTATAGTGGAACACATCATGGCATAAGATCATGTAATCGAGATGGGCCATGTGAGCGTTGTGGTATTGTACATACTGCCCAGATACCTGACACTTGCTTAGAagcaacactgaaaaatgaaacTAGTGATGATGAGGCATTATTACTTTGTTAG
- the LRP12 gene encoding low-density lipoprotein receptor-related protein 12 isoform X2: protein MAPRRGAAAWRSALLLLLACSCCACGDIPEQIRASSGTITSPGWPFEYPARINCSWYIHANPGEIITISFQDFDVQGSRRCSSDWLTIGTYKNVEGYRTCGSSIPSPYISSQDHVWIRFHSDDSISRKGFRLAYFAGKSDEPSCDCDQFHCANGKCIPESWKCNNMDECGDNSDEEICAKANPPTAASFQPCAYNQFQCLSRVTKVYTCLPESLKCDGNIDCFDLGDEIDCDVATCGQWLKYFYGTFSSPNYPDFYPPGSNCTWLIDTGDHRKVILRFTDFKLDGTGYGDYVKIYDGLEENPRKLLRVLTAFDSHAPLTVVSSSGQIRVHFCADKVNAARGFNATYQVDGFCLPWEIPCGGNWGCYTEQQRCDGYWHCPNGRDETNCSMCQKDEFPCSRNGVCYPRSDRCNYQNHCPNGSDEKNCFFCQPGNFHCKNNRCVFESWVCDSQDDCGDGSDEENCPVIVPTRVITAAVIGSLICGLLLVIALGCTCKLYSLRMFERRSFETQLSRVEAELLRREAPPSYGQLIAQGLIPPVEDFPVCSPNQASVLENLRLAVRSQLGFTSIRLPIAGRSSNILNRIFNFARSRHSGSLALVSADGDDVVASQSTGREAERNSTHRSLFSVESDDTDTENERRDTAGAVGGVAASLPQKVPPATAIEATVGACGSSSNQNISSSNTDNGREATSVEPPSTSPARHQLTSALSRMTQGLRWVRFTLGRSNSVNQNQSPLRQADNGVNGRDEDDDVEMLIPVSDVASDFDMNDCSRPLLDLTSDQGQGLRQPYSGTHHGIRSCNRDGPCERCGIVHTAQIPDTCLEATLKNETSDDEALLLC from the exons CATGTGGAGATATTCCAGAACAAATTAGAGCATCAAGTGGGACAATCACAAGCCCAGGCTGGCCCTTTGAATATCCTGCCAGAATCAACTGTAGCTGGTACATCCATGCAAACCCAGGGGAAATTATTACTATAAG TTTTCAAGACTTTGATGTTCAGGGATCACGACGATGCAGTTCGGATTGGTTAACAATAGGAACGTACAAGAATGTGGAAGGTTATAGAACATGTGGCTCCTCCATTCCATCACCATACATCTCTTCACAGGACCATGTTTGGATCAGGTTTCATTCAGATGATAGCATCTCTAGAAAAGGCTTCAGATTGGCCTATTTTGCTg GGAAATCTGATGAACCAAGCTGTGATTGTGACCAGTTTCATTGTGCTAATGGAAAGTGTATTCCAGAAAGTTGGAAATGTAATAACATGGATGAATGTGGAGACAACTCTGATGAAGAAATCTGTGCCAAAGCTAATCCTCCAACAGCTGCTTCCTTTCAACCTTGTGCTTACAACCAGTTCCAGTGTCTTTCTCGTGTCACCAAAGTTTATACTTGCCTTCCAGAATCTTTAAAATGTGATGGAAATATTGATTGTTTTGACTTAGGAGATGAAATAGACTGTGATGTTGCAACATGTGGGCAgtggttaaaatatttttatggtaCTTTCAGTTCTCCCAATTATCCAGACTTTTATCCTCCTGGAAGCAACTGTACATGGCTAATAGACACGGGTGATCACCGCAAAGTCATTTTGCGCTTCACTGACTTTAAACTTGATGGTACTGGTTATGGAGACTACGTCAAAATATATGATGGATTAGAAGAAAATCCACGCAAGCTTTTGCGTGTGTTAACTGCATTTGACTCTCATGCTCCTCTTACAGTTGTTTCGTCCTCTGGGCAGATAAGAGTGCATTTTTGTGCTGACAAGGTGAATGCTGCAAGAGGATTTAATGCTACATACCAAGTAGATGGCTTCTGTTTGCCATGGGAGATTCCATGTGGTGGAAACTGGGGGTGTTACACAGAGCAACAGCGCTGTGATGGCTATTGGCATTGCCCAAATGGAAGGGATGAAACCAATTGCAGTATGTGCCAAAAAGATGAATTTCCCTGCTCTCGAAATGGAGTTTGCTATCCTCGATCTGATCGTTGCAACTACCAGAATCATTGCCCTAATGGTTCAGATGAGAAGAATTGCTTCTTCTGTCAACCGGGAAATTTCCACTGTAAAAATAACCGCTGTGTTTTTGAGAGTTGGGTTTGTGACTCTCAAGATGATTGTGGTGATGGTAGTGATGAAGAGAATTGTCCGGTCATTGTGCCCACCAGAGTAATAACTGCGGCTGTCATTGGGAGCCTTATCTGTGGACTGCTGCTTGTCATTGCACTGGGATGTACATGTAAGCTGTACTCACTGAGAATGTTTGAACGAAG atCATTTGAAACTCAGTTGTCAAGAGTTGAGGCTGAGTTGTTAAGAAGAGAAGCTCCTCCATCTTATGGACAGTTGATCGCTCAAGGTTTAATTCCACCAGTTGAAGATTTTCCTGTTTgctccccaaatcag gCTTCAGTTTTGGAAAACCTCAGACTAGCAGTGCGCTCTCAGCTTGGATTTACCTCAATAAGACTTCCTATTGCCGGCAGGTCAAGTAATATTTTGAATCGAATTTTTAATTTTGCAAGGTCGCGTCATTCTGGATCATTGGCATTGGTATCAGCAGATGGAGATGATGTTGTTGCCAGCCAGAGTACTGGTagagaagcagaaagaaataGTACTCACAGAAGCTTGTTTTCAGTGGAGTCTGATGATACAGACACAGAAAATGAAAGAAGAGACACTGCAGGAGCTGTTGGTGGTGTTGCTGCCAGTTTGCCTCAAAAAGTCCCACCTGCAACAGCAATAGAAGCAACAGTAGGAGCATGTGGAAGTTCCTCAAATCAGAATATCAGCAGTAGTAATACAGATAATGGAAGAGAAGCAACAAGCGTAGAACCCCCAAGTACAAGTCCAGCACGTCACCAACTCACTAGTGCGCTAAGTCGTATGACTCAAGGCTTACGATGGGTACGCTTTACTCTAGGGAGATCAAATTCAGTAAATCAGAACCAAAGTCCTTTGAGACAGGCTGATAATGGGGTAAATGGAAGAGACGAAGATGACGATGTTGAAATGTTAATTCCAGTTTCTGATGTAGCTTCAGACTTTGATATGAATGACTGTTCAAGACCTCTGCTTGATCTTACCTCAGATCAAGGACAGGGGCTTAGACAGCCTTATAGTGGAACACATCATGGCATAAGATCATGTAATCGAGATGGGCCATGTGAGCGTTGTGGTATTGTACATACTGCCCAGATACCTGACACTTGCTTAGAagcaacactgaaaaatgaaacTAGTGATGATGAGGCATTATTACTTTGTTAG